Proteins from a single region of Cydia strobilella chromosome 2, ilCydStro3.1, whole genome shotgun sequence:
- the LOC134755479 gene encoding filaggrin-2-like: protein MNIFVQILGLVAACAASGVESSGSHDHGDSSGWHAPALDYSNLAGNGHFLAGLSQNYQALSHGQEGGQTFEHDVSQPAHAFGQNTGHGYDSGNQGQSKSFDVGSQNAFPSFAASGHDFTGDTYLQAAHDFGNHDQGVYNAYAGDLNSQGGNDHGDSNSHSDGEESNGHSDESYGQTGSAGYSPVSAPAHGAAQSFILHDGGNEYGHGGQGAIVHDLGVHGLSGHDFGGQYTQEFAGGLDHAEPFTVGEHTDEQKPVEVPLYKHVTVPVQKLIHVNVPKPILVGVPQPYPVKVPVNKPVAVPVETEISIPIEKVVPYPVVKHVPYPVEKHVPFKVEKTVHVHVPQPYPVKVPIYKTIHHHKDH from the exons ATGAACATTTTT GTGCAGATATTAGGCTTGGTAGCAGCATGCGCAGCTAGTGGTGTAGAATCCAGTGGATCGCATGATCATGGGGACAGCAGTGGATGGCACGCCCCAGCGCTTGACTATTCAAATCTTGCGGGTAATGGTCATTTCCTAGCAGGACTTAGTCAAAACTATCAAGCTTTAAGCCACGGACAAGAAGGTGGACAAACATTTGAACATGATGTGTCTCAGCCTGCGCACGCATTCGGACAAAATACTGGTCATGGATATGATTCGGGCAATCAGGGACAATCAAAGAGTTTTGATGTAGGAAGCCAAAATGCTTTTCCATCTTTCGCAGCATCTGGGCATGACTTCACCGGCGATACTTATCTTCAAGCTGCTCATGATTTTGGAAATCATGACCAAGGTGTCTATAATGCATATGCTGGAGATTTGAACAGTCAGGGTGGTAATGATCACGGTGATTCCAATAGTCACAGTGACGGCGAGGAATCAAATGGACATAGTGATGAATCTTATGGTCAAACCGGTAGTGCTGGTTATTCTCCGGTATCCGCTCCAGCACATGGTGCCGCGCAATCGTTTATTCTCCACGACGGTGGCAACGAATATGGACACGGAGGACAAGGTGCGATCGTCCATGATTTAGGTGTTCATGGATTGTCAGGACACGATTTCGGAGGACAGTATACTCAAGAATTTGCAGGAGGATTAGACCATGCTGAACCGTTTACTGTTGGTGAGCATACTGATGAGCAAAAGCCAGTTGAAGTACCGTTGTATAAACATGTAACTGTACCTGTGCAAAAACTCATTCACGTAAATGTACCAAAGCCAATTTTGGTTGGCGTCCCCCAACCGTATCCTGTGAAGGTACCTGTCAACAAGCCTGTGGCCGTTCCTGTTGAAACCGAAATTTCCATCCCGATTGAAAAGGTGGTACCTTATCCTGTTGTAAAGCATGTTCCCTACCCGGTTGAAAAACATGTTCCATTTAAAGTAGAAAAAACCGTACATGTCCATGTCCCCCAACCTTACCCCGTGAAAGTTCCCATTTATAAAACGATTCATCATCATAAAGACCATTAA